One genomic segment of Terriglobia bacterium includes these proteins:
- the nuoI gene encoding NADH-quinone oxidoreductase subunit NuoI, translating into MNLLREVVDASVALVKGYGMTLRHVFRPAITENYPDVAPKFEERYRGIHELQRDENGLEKCVACFLCSAACPANAIYIEAAENTEKERFSQAERYAKVYNIDYGRCIFCGFCVEACPTDAITHGHKFEFAIYDTKDLIYTKDMLLVPNPTEEKVKKAGEKAA; encoded by the coding sequence ATGAATCTACTTAGAGAGGTTGTGGACGCGTCGGTCGCTCTCGTCAAGGGTTACGGGATGACTCTCAGACATGTGTTTCGACCTGCGATTACCGAGAATTATCCCGATGTGGCGCCGAAATTTGAAGAGCGCTACCGCGGGATACATGAACTTCAACGGGATGAAAATGGACTGGAAAAATGCGTGGCTTGCTTTCTATGTTCAGCCGCCTGCCCCGCCAACGCCATCTACATCGAGGCCGCCGAGAATACGGAGAAGGAAAGGTTTAGCCAGGCTGAGCGTTACGCCAAGGTTTACAACATTGACTACGGTCGATGCATTTTTTGCGGGTTTTGCGTGGAGGCCTGCCCAACGGACGCCATTACTCACGGTCACAAATTTGAATTTGCCATATACGATACGAAGGACTTGATCTACACGAAAGATATGTTGCTTGTTCCCAACCCGACGGAGGAGAAAGTCAAGAAGGCGGGCGAGAAAGCAGCCTGA